The Urbifossiella limnaea genome has a window encoding:
- a CDS encoding thioredoxin domain-containing protein — MTRVLALAVVLGVALAAPAADPAPEKTGIKVGEKAPAFKLKDQAGTERDLAALLKDGPVALVFYRSAGW; from the coding sequence GTGACACGAGTTCTCGCGCTCGCGGTCGTGCTGGGGGTCGCGCTCGCCGCGCCCGCGGCCGACCCTGCCCCGGAAAAGACCGGGATCAAGGTCGGGGAGAAGGCCCCGGCGTTCAAGCTCAAGGACCAGGCCGGCACCGAGCGGGACCTGGCCGCGCTCCTGAAGGACGGGCCGGTCGCGCTCGTGTTCTACCGCTCCGCGGGCTGGTGA
- a CDS encoding nitroreductase family protein — MSQPILDPLADYREYPPDEMARRAASFHADLRRRRTVRDFSDRAVPREVIEDCLRAAGTAPSGANLQPWHFVVVADPVLKGRIRAAAEDEERAFYHRRAPQEWLAALAPLGTDANKPFLETAPYLIAVFAQSHGRLDDGRPVKHYYAAESVGISTGLLIAALHHAGLSTLTHTPSPMGFLNELLDRPANERPFLLLVVGYPAEGATVPRITKKRLDEIATFR; from the coding sequence ATGTCGCAACCGATCCTCGACCCGCTCGCGGACTACCGCGAGTACCCGCCCGACGAGATGGCCCGCCGCGCCGCCTCGTTCCACGCCGACCTGCGCCGGCGGCGGACGGTGCGGGACTTCTCCGACCGCGCGGTGCCCCGCGAGGTCATCGAGGACTGCCTCCGCGCCGCCGGCACCGCCCCGAGCGGGGCGAACCTGCAGCCGTGGCACTTCGTCGTTGTCGCCGACCCGGTGTTGAAGGGCCGCATCCGGGCTGCGGCCGAAGACGAGGAGCGCGCGTTCTACCACCGGCGGGCACCGCAAGAATGGCTCGCCGCACTCGCCCCGCTCGGGACCGACGCGAACAAGCCGTTCCTGGAGACCGCCCCGTACCTGATCGCGGTGTTCGCTCAGAGTCACGGCCGGCTCGACGACGGCCGGCCGGTGAAGCACTACTACGCGGCGGAGTCGGTCGGCATCTCCACCGGGCTCCTGATCGCGGCCCTGCACCACGCCGGCCTCTCCACCCTCACGCACACGCCGAGCCCGATGGGGTTCCTGAACGAATTGCTCGACCGGCCGGCGAACGAGCGGCCGTTCCTGCTGCTCGTCGTCGGGTACCCGGCCGAAGGTGCGACGGTGCCGCGGATCACGAAAAAACGGCTGGACGAGATCGCCACGTTCCGGTGA
- a CDS encoding NHL repeat-containing protein: MVTIRTVRMVLFAVAALGLSGAAAADEYKTKVVAKNLKRPTGVAVNLSGQVYFTELPTPGVGGGAGGKNTVNVLNPKNGKVRNLTTGEPEPTNLAVNFFDDVYWTCKSAGVILSLERGRGDAQLVASGLDNPSGMAAYPLGFAVFFTEVPTPGVNGANGGRNAVYAFLEGIGQEFLLDAGDPQPTDVAVDLFGNVYWTCTSAGVIVKLSGGTAEVIARDLDKPYGIATDYLGNLYFTEVPTPGVNGANGGRNKVSKLDLSTGAITVIDEGDPDPIDVTVQPFGTTVYWTCRSAGVIVEARRKW; this comes from the coding sequence ATGGTGACGATTCGCACGGTCCGCATGGTGCTGTTCGCGGTCGCCGCACTCGGCCTCTCCGGGGCCGCGGCCGCCGACGAGTACAAGACCAAGGTGGTCGCCAAGAACCTGAAGAGGCCGACCGGGGTGGCCGTGAACCTGAGCGGGCAGGTGTACTTCACCGAGTTGCCCACCCCCGGCGTCGGCGGCGGGGCCGGCGGGAAGAACACCGTCAACGTCCTGAACCCGAAGAACGGCAAGGTCCGCAACCTGACCACCGGCGAGCCGGAGCCGACGAACCTGGCGGTCAACTTCTTCGACGACGTGTACTGGACCTGCAAGAGCGCCGGGGTCATCCTCAGCCTGGAACGGGGACGCGGCGACGCCCAACTCGTGGCGAGCGGGCTGGACAACCCGTCCGGGATGGCCGCGTACCCGCTCGGCTTCGCGGTGTTCTTCACCGAGGTGCCGACGCCCGGCGTGAACGGGGCGAACGGCGGGCGGAACGCGGTGTACGCCTTCCTCGAAGGGATCGGGCAGGAGTTCCTGCTGGACGCCGGCGACCCCCAACCGACCGACGTGGCCGTGGACCTGTTCGGGAACGTGTACTGGACCTGCACCTCGGCCGGGGTGATCGTGAAGCTGTCCGGCGGCACCGCCGAGGTGATCGCCCGCGACCTGGACAAGCCCTACGGGATCGCCACCGACTACCTCGGCAACCTGTACTTCACCGAGGTACCGACGCCGGGCGTGAACGGCGCGAACGGCGGGCGGAACAAGGTGTCGAAGCTGGACCTGAGCACCGGGGCGATCACCGTCATCGACGAGGGCGACCCGGACCCGATCGACGTGACCGTCCAGCCATTCGGGACCACCGTGTACTGGACGTGCCGGTCCGCCGGTGTCATCGTCGAGGCCAGGCGGAAGTGGTAG
- a CDS encoding anti-sigma factor family protein, translating into MTCRRAAELISWELDADLPLHRRAGLGFHTLVCGACRRFRRQLGAVDEAAAEFVADPRAGIRAALPDETKDHLRAVIAARLEKDS; encoded by the coding sequence ATGACGTGCCGCCGGGCCGCCGAGCTGATCTCGTGGGAGCTCGACGCCGACCTGCCGCTCCACCGCCGGGCCGGGCTGGGGTTCCACACCCTGGTGTGCGGGGCGTGCCGGCGGTTCCGGCGGCAGCTCGGGGCGGTGGACGAGGCTGCCGCCGAGTTCGTCGCCGACCCCCGCGCGGGTATCCGCGCCGCCCTGCCCGACGAGACAAAGGACCACCTCCGGGCGGTGATCGCGGCCCGTCTCGAAAAAGATTCCTGA
- a CDS encoding sigma-70 family RNA polymerase sigma factor, translating into MDRSAAAPTLDPATWVDAHGDYLYRFALVRVRDRDAAEELVQDALLAALTARHSFRGRCSERSWLTAILKRKAIDWLRAEVRRRATREPPPDKWADAQFTRGGKWKAKPDEWSADDPGRGMTGADFRDTLAACLEKLPPRVRHAFVLRHIDEAAAEDVCDAVGASANNLWVMLHRARLRLWRCLSVNWLGEDAGTPSEGRS; encoded by the coding sequence ATGGACCGATCCGCTGCCGCACCAACACTCGATCCCGCGACCTGGGTGGACGCGCACGGCGATTACCTCTATCGGTTCGCCCTGGTACGCGTGCGTGACCGCGACGCGGCTGAAGAGTTGGTTCAGGACGCGCTCCTCGCCGCGCTGACCGCCCGGCACTCGTTCCGCGGCCGGTGTTCCGAGCGGAGTTGGCTAACCGCCATCCTGAAGCGGAAGGCGATCGACTGGCTCCGGGCGGAAGTACGCCGCCGAGCGACGCGAGAACCGCCGCCGGACAAGTGGGCGGACGCCCAGTTCACCCGCGGCGGGAAGTGGAAGGCCAAGCCGGACGAGTGGTCCGCGGACGATCCGGGCCGGGGGATGACCGGGGCCGACTTCCGGGACACCCTCGCCGCCTGTCTGGAGAAGCTCCCGCCGCGGGTCCGCCACGCCTTCGTCCTCCGCCACATCGACGAGGCGGCGGCCGAGGACGTGTGCGACGCGGTCGGGGCGTCGGCGAACAACCTGTGGGTGATGCTCCACCGCGCCCGGTTACGGCTGTGGCGCTGCCTGTCGGTCAACTGGTTGGGAGAGGACGCCGGAACGCCTTCGGAGGGTCGGTCGTGA
- a CDS encoding SLAC1 family transporter, with protein sequence MRTVRQFADRPVPRAVIEACIRTAGTAPSGANLQPWHFVVVSGPDLKARIRGAAEEEEREFYARRAPQVWLDALAPIGTDAHTPFLETAPYLIVVFAQPQDDGRRGNGARITKKRLDEFSLGMPLLFWATATWWIPILFALGVWRHLTRHFPLTYDHGYWAAVFPLGMYTVCTRTMIDALRLPYLEPIPDAFVWVALVAWSATFLGLVHRLVVPPAGSLSDPAPPGAGVAA encoded by the coding sequence ATGCGGACCGTCCGCCAGTTCGCCGACCGGCCGGTTCCGCGGGCGGTCATCGAGGCGTGCATTCGCACCGCGGGCACCGCCCCGAGCGGGGCCAACCTCCAGCCGTGGCACTTCGTGGTCGTGTCGGGCCCGGACCTGAAGGCCCGCATCCGCGGGGCGGCCGAGGAGGAGGAGCGAGAGTTCTACGCCCGCCGCGCCCCGCAAGTGTGGCTCGACGCGCTCGCCCCGATCGGCACCGATGCCCACACGCCGTTCCTGGAGACCGCCCCGTACTTGATCGTCGTCTTCGCCCAACCCCAGGATGACGGAAGACGGGGTAACGGTGCCAGGATCACCAAGAAGCGTCTCGACGAGTTCTCCCTCGGGATGCCCCTCCTGTTCTGGGCCACCGCGACGTGGTGGATCCCGATCCTGTTCGCGCTGGGCGTGTGGCGGCACCTGACCCGCCACTTCCCGCTGACCTACGACCACGGGTACTGGGCGGCGGTGTTCCCGCTCGGCATGTACACCGTCTGCACCCGGACGATGATCGACGCCCTCCGCCTGCCGTACCTGGAGCCGATCCCAGACGCCTTCGTCTGGGTCGCCCTGGTCGCGTGGTCGGCCACGTTTCTCGGGCTGGTGCACCGACTCGTGGTCCCGCCCGCGGGGTCTTTGAGCGATCCTGCGCCGCCCGGTGCGGGTGTGGCGGCGTGA
- a CDS encoding sulfatase family protein, with the protein MLRLVALAALAVLFHSNSARADAAKRPNIVWIVVDDMSANFSCYGETLVRTPHVDRLAAEGTKFAKAFVTAPVCSPCRSALITGCYQTTIGAHHHRSGRGEMKIRLPGEVVPVPVLFRRAGYYTCNGGHNVTGNRLAKTDYNFEWDPAMYDGNDWAGRQPGQPFFMQVQLHGGKFRGQGPTPTWQARARRELGSNTDPAAVVLPPYYPRDPVLLQDWADYLDCCRFTDKQVGDVIARLEKENLLADTVVFFMTDHGISHARGKQFLYDEGIHVPFVVRGPGIPRGAVRDDLVEHIDMTATSLALAGIPVPAWMQGRDLFAAGYTAREAVFGARDRCDETMERIRSVRTGRFKYIRNYMNDRPHLQPCRYKDDKAVVQRLRELHAAGRLDALTERLLFAPTRPREELYDLTADRFEVNNLAADPRHATTLEQMRKRLADWEQRTGDRGREPEPLAMYDSDMRVYLGGAKKENAELRRNIELNRRWRSEGK; encoded by the coding sequence ATGCTCCGACTCGTCGCACTGGCCGCGCTGGCCGTCCTGTTCCACAGCAACTCCGCCCGGGCCGACGCGGCGAAGCGGCCGAACATCGTCTGGATCGTCGTGGACGACATGTCCGCCAACTTCTCGTGCTACGGCGAGACGCTCGTCCGTACCCCGCACGTCGACCGGCTCGCCGCCGAGGGAACGAAGTTCGCCAAGGCGTTCGTGACCGCCCCGGTGTGTTCGCCGTGCCGGTCGGCCCTCATCACCGGGTGCTACCAGACGACGATCGGCGCGCACCACCACCGGAGCGGCCGCGGCGAGATGAAGATCCGCCTCCCCGGAGAAGTGGTGCCGGTGCCGGTGCTGTTCCGGAGGGCGGGGTATTACACCTGCAACGGCGGGCACAACGTCACCGGCAACCGGCTGGCGAAGACCGACTACAACTTCGAGTGGGACCCGGCGATGTACGACGGGAACGACTGGGCCGGGCGGCAGCCGGGTCAGCCGTTCTTCATGCAGGTGCAGCTCCACGGCGGGAAGTTCCGCGGGCAGGGGCCGACCCCGACCTGGCAGGCCCGGGCCCGGCGCGAACTCGGGTCGAACACCGACCCGGCGGCTGTCGTCCTCCCGCCGTACTACCCGCGCGACCCGGTCCTGCTCCAGGACTGGGCCGACTACCTCGACTGCTGCCGGTTCACCGACAAGCAGGTCGGCGACGTGATCGCCCGGCTGGAGAAGGAGAACCTGCTGGCCGACACGGTCGTGTTCTTCATGACCGACCACGGCATCAGCCACGCCCGCGGCAAGCAGTTCCTGTACGACGAGGGGATTCACGTCCCGTTCGTCGTCCGCGGGCCGGGTATCCCGCGCGGGGCAGTCCGCGACGACCTGGTCGAGCATATCGACATGACCGCCACGTCGCTCGCGCTGGCCGGCATTCCGGTGCCGGCGTGGATGCAAGGGCGCGACCTGTTCGCCGCCGGGTACACGGCGCGCGAGGCGGTGTTCGGCGCCCGCGACCGGTGTGACGAAACGATGGAGCGCATCCGCAGTGTGCGCACCGGTCGCTTCAAGTACATCCGCAACTACATGAACGACCGGCCCCACCTGCAGCCGTGCCGGTACAAGGACGACAAGGCCGTCGTGCAGCGGCTTCGCGAACTCCACGCCGCCGGCCGACTCGACGCCCTCACCGAGCGGCTCCTGTTCGCCCCCACCCGGCCGCGCGAGGAACTCTACGACCTGACCGCCGACCGCTTCGAGGTGAACAACCTCGCCGCCGACCCGCGGCACGCGACGACCCTGGAGCAGATGCGGAAGCGGCTGGCCGACTGGGAGCAACGGACCGGAGACCGCGGCCGCGAGCCCGAGCCGCTGGCGATGTACGACTCGGACATGCGCGTCTACCTCGGCGGAGCCAAGAAGGAAAACGCCGAACTCCGCCGTAACATCGAACTGAACCGTCGGTGGCGGAGCGAGGGGAAGTAA
- a CDS encoding sulfatase, with product MTRSLTLAAALTLASATPASAATAAADRLNVVVFLIDDLGWADPGCYGNRFHETPNIDKLAADGVRFTNGYSACTVCSPTRASLLTGQYPARLRVTDWIAGHRRPFAKLRVPDWTMQLPLATHSLAEAFRAAGYVSASVGKWHLGGPGSYPEQHGFDVNIGGTDKGSPPGYFAPERIPTLPPGKAGEFLPDRLAAEAVKFITANKDRPFFVYLPHYAVHTPIGGKPDVIAKYTRKAEAMGVKANPTYAALFEGVDDSVGTVRKALADLKLDGRTIVVFTSDNGGLMPITTNPPFRAGKGSAYEGGVRVPLIVYWPGVTRPGTTSDAPVITCDLYPTLAEACGLRVPAEHPVDGVSFVSHLRGGSPPARDALYWHYPHYHPGGATPYSAARFGDWRLVEFFETGKLELYNLKDDVGERTDLSARDPALTTRLRERLTAWRQSVAAQVPTPNPDYDPARDAPKKKKI from the coding sequence GTGACTCGCTCACTCACCCTCGCCGCCGCCCTGACTCTCGCGTCGGCGACACCGGCCTCTGCCGCCACCGCCGCGGCCGACCGGCTCAACGTCGTCGTCTTCCTCATCGACGACCTCGGCTGGGCCGACCCCGGGTGCTACGGCAACCGGTTCCACGAGACGCCGAACATCGACAAGCTCGCCGCCGACGGCGTGCGGTTCACGAACGGCTACTCGGCTTGCACCGTCTGCTCCCCGACCCGGGCTTCGCTCCTCACCGGCCAGTACCCAGCCCGACTCAGGGTCACCGACTGGATCGCCGGTCACCGGCGACCGTTCGCGAAGCTCCGGGTACCGGACTGGACGATGCAGCTCCCGCTCGCAACGCACTCGCTCGCGGAAGCGTTCCGCGCCGCCGGGTACGTGAGCGCGAGCGTGGGCAAGTGGCACCTCGGGGGGCCGGGTTCGTACCCCGAGCAGCACGGGTTCGACGTGAACATCGGCGGCACCGACAAAGGGAGCCCGCCGGGGTACTTCGCCCCGGAGCGGATCCCGACGCTCCCGCCCGGAAAGGCCGGCGAGTTCCTCCCCGACCGGCTCGCGGCCGAGGCGGTCAAGTTCATCACCGCGAACAAGGACCGGCCGTTCTTCGTCTACCTCCCGCACTACGCCGTTCACACTCCGATCGGCGGCAAGCCAGATGTAATCGCCAAGTACACCAGGAAGGCCGAGGCGATGGGGGTGAAGGCGAACCCGACGTACGCCGCCCTGTTCGAGGGCGTGGACGACAGCGTCGGCACTGTCCGCAAGGCGCTCGCCGACCTGAAGCTCGACGGCCGGACCATCGTGGTGTTCACGTCGGACAACGGCGGGCTCATGCCGATCACCACCAACCCGCCGTTCCGGGCCGGGAAGGGGTCGGCGTACGAGGGCGGGGTGCGGGTGCCGTTGATCGTCTACTGGCCCGGCGTGACGCGGCCCGGCACGACCAGCGACGCGCCGGTCATCACCTGCGACCTGTACCCGACGCTGGCCGAGGCGTGCGGGCTGCGGGTGCCGGCCGAGCACCCAGTGGACGGCGTGAGCTTCGTGTCGCACCTGCGCGGCGGGTCGCCGCCGGCCCGCGACGCGCTCTACTGGCACTACCCGCACTACCACCCCGGCGGGGCGACCCCGTACTCGGCCGCCCGGTTCGGCGACTGGCGGCTGGTCGAGTTCTTCGAGACGGGCAAGCTCGAACTCTACAACTTGAAGGACGACGTCGGCGAGCGCACAGACCTGTCCGCCCGCGACCCTGCCCTCACCACGCGATTGCGTGAACGGCTGACGGCGTGGCGGCAGAGCGTGGCCGCGCAGGTGCCGACCCCAAACCCGGACTACGACCCGGCCCGCGATGCCCCGAAGAAGAAAAAGATTTAG
- a CDS encoding transposase: MLFGGVFERFLEESPLSVMSRATIEHALSASALDALFDRTAERGYTRELLFSTTVDLMTLVVGGKALHVQAAYRHLRDRVPVTLKCVYDKLRNIETGVSAGLVAHVSGRCEGLITALGGGCKSLLPGYRVRVLDGNHLAATQRRLGVTRGHTAGPLPGQSLVVLDPALMLVTDIVPCEDAHTQERALIDQIVPLVRERDVWVADRNFCTAEFLCEVAARRAYVVIRRHGNLSVEAEAGYGAEVATDRGWVGERRVWVCWGGARLVRLRQVRVRLRAPTADGDAEVEILTNLPAKVPAKKVAEIYLKRWKIEGAFHELTVALNCEVNTLGYPRAALFGFCVAVAAYNVLAVLKAALRAVHGEKKVQEEVSGYYLALEWAMVYAGMMIALPASEWEAFGPMPSPELAGHLREWAGKVDLGRIKKAPPRKPTRTATRRIKDKSPHVSTARLLDEGKKTRQAKVSRNP, encoded by the coding sequence ATGCTGTTCGGTGGGGTCTTCGAGCGGTTCCTAGAGGAGAGCCCGCTCAGCGTGATGTCCCGGGCGACCATCGAGCACGCCCTCTCGGCCTCGGCCCTCGACGCGCTGTTCGACCGGACCGCCGAGCGCGGGTACACCCGGGAGTTGCTGTTCTCCACGACGGTCGATCTGATGACCCTGGTGGTCGGCGGCAAGGCCCTCCACGTCCAGGCCGCCTACCGGCACCTGCGGGACCGCGTCCCGGTCACCCTCAAGTGCGTCTACGACAAGCTCCGGAACATCGAGACGGGCGTGTCCGCGGGGCTGGTCGCGCACGTGTCGGGCCGGTGCGAGGGGCTGATCACCGCGCTGGGCGGGGGGTGCAAGAGCCTGCTGCCGGGCTACCGGGTGCGGGTCCTCGACGGCAACCACCTGGCCGCCACCCAGCGGCGGCTGGGCGTCACCCGGGGGCACACCGCCGGCCCCTTGCCCGGGCAGAGTTTGGTCGTGCTCGACCCGGCCCTGATGCTGGTCACCGACATCGTCCCGTGCGAGGACGCCCACACCCAGGAGCGGGCGCTGATCGACCAGATTGTGCCGCTGGTGCGGGAGCGGGACGTGTGGGTCGCGGACCGCAACTTCTGCACGGCGGAGTTCCTGTGTGAGGTGGCCGCCCGGCGGGCCTACGTCGTCATCCGACGCCACGGGAACCTGAGCGTCGAGGCCGAAGCCGGGTACGGGGCCGAGGTCGCGACGGACCGGGGCTGGGTGGGCGAGCGGCGGGTCTGGGTCTGCTGGGGTGGGGCGCGGTTGGTGCGCCTGCGGCAGGTGCGGGTGCGGCTGCGGGCGCCGACCGCGGACGGGGACGCGGAGGTGGAGATCCTGACCAACCTGCCGGCGAAGGTGCCGGCCAAGAAGGTGGCCGAGATCTACCTCAAGCGGTGGAAGATCGAGGGGGCCTTCCACGAGTTGACAGTCGCCTTGAACTGTGAGGTGAACACCCTGGGGTACCCCAGGGCCGCGCTGTTCGGGTTCTGCGTGGCGGTGGCCGCGTACAACGTGCTGGCCGTACTGAAGGCGGCCCTGCGGGCGGTGCATGGTGAGAAGAAGGTGCAGGAGGAGGTGTCGGGGTATTACCTGGCGCTGGAGTGGGCGATGGTGTACGCGGGGATGATGATCGCCCTGCCCGCGTCGGAATGGGAGGCGTTCGGTCCGATGCCCAGCCCGGAGTTGGCCGGCCACCTCCGCGAGTGGGCGGGCAAGGTCGACCTTGGGAGGATCAAGAAAGCGCCGCCCCGGAAGCCGACGAGGACGGCGACCCGACGGATCAAGGACAAGAGCCCACATGTTTCCACGGCCCGGTTGCTCGACGAGGGGAAGAAGACCCGTCAGGCGAAAGTCAGCCGGAATCCGTGA
- a CDS encoding DUF1580 domain-containing protein — MDQLKFVKLTDPLIPWRQIPRAVNPQAPPHISAVARWALTGVGSPRVKLETVKIGGRRYTTAAAIEAFILATSGCPLPAANTPPAVMVAVLQAEHELDAQGV, encoded by the coding sequence GTGGACCAGCTCAAGTTCGTTAAGTTGACCGATCCGCTCATCCCGTGGCGTCAAATCCCACGCGCTGTCAACCCGCAGGCTCCGCCGCACATCTCGGCGGTCGCCCGCTGGGCGCTCACCGGGGTCGGGTCGCCGCGGGTCAAGCTCGAAACCGTGAAGATCGGCGGCCGCCGGTACACCACGGCCGCAGCGATCGAAGCGTTCATCTTGGCGACCTCCGGCTGCCCCCTTCCCGCGGCCAACACCCCCCCCGCCGTGATGGTGGCCGTGCTGCAGGCCGAGCACGAGCTGGACGCCCAGGGTGTGTAG
- a CDS encoding tyrosine-type recombinase/integrase codes for MSVRIPTYRYHKARACAVVTIRGRDHYLGLFNSPESREAYHRLVAEFLAEKARPAATSTSDPHPFTVVELVAQYIRFATGYYQKDDRPTGEMYPLKRALALLRRLYGRTPAAEFTPAKLKAVREAMLVEPVTRRVKVVDPATGTTRVEDKVIQVGWSRRVVNKQVGRIKRVFGWAVAQELVPPAVASALGHVDGLKRGRSAAREKPRVGSVDAAVVDKTLPHLPPVVKVMATVQRLTGCRPQEVVLMRAEEVDTGGPVWEYRPGRYKTEHHNPDADPDRARVVYLGPLAQAALAPFLGAGGTEFVFSPARSEKLRRGPNSKTRRVYNDRYTVHAYRQAVVRACKQAGVRPWTPNQLRHLRLTELRRGYGLEASRVCGGHREVGVTQVYAERDHDLARRVMAEAG; via the coding sequence ATGTCCGTCCGCATCCCCACCTACCGTTACCACAAGGCCCGCGCCTGCGCCGTCGTGACCATCCGCGGTCGCGACCACTACCTCGGCCTTTTTAACTCACCCGAGAGCCGCGAGGCCTACCACCGCCTCGTCGCCGAGTTTCTGGCCGAGAAGGCCCGCCCCGCAGCTACCTCCACCTCCGATCCGCACCCCTTCACCGTCGTCGAACTGGTCGCGCAGTACATCCGGTTCGCGACCGGTTACTACCAGAAGGACGACCGACCCACCGGGGAGATGTACCCGCTGAAGCGGGCCCTCGCCCTCCTCCGCCGGCTGTACGGCCGCACCCCGGCCGCCGAGTTCACCCCGGCGAAACTCAAGGCCGTCCGCGAGGCCATGCTCGTCGAGCCCGTCACCCGCCGCGTCAAGGTCGTCGACCCGGCCACGGGGACAACCCGGGTCGAGGACAAGGTGATCCAGGTCGGGTGGTCGCGACGGGTCGTGAACAAGCAGGTGGGTCGCATCAAGCGCGTGTTCGGGTGGGCCGTCGCCCAGGAACTCGTCCCGCCGGCCGTGGCCAGCGCCCTCGGTCACGTCGACGGCCTGAAGCGGGGCCGGTCGGCGGCGCGGGAGAAGCCGCGGGTGGGGTCGGTCGACGCCGCGGTCGTCGACAAGACCCTCCCCCACCTGCCGCCGGTGGTCAAGGTGATGGCCACCGTTCAGCGGCTGACCGGATGCCGGCCGCAGGAGGTGGTGCTGATGCGGGCCGAGGAGGTCGACACCGGCGGCCCGGTCTGGGAGTACCGGCCGGGGCGGTACAAGACGGAACACCACAACCCCGACGCCGACCCCGACCGCGCCCGGGTCGTCTACCTCGGCCCACTGGCGCAGGCGGCGCTGGCGCCATTCCTGGGGGCCGGCGGAACGGAGTTCGTTTTTAGCCCGGCGCGGTCCGAGAAACTGCGGCGCGGACCGAATAGCAAGACACGTCGGGTGTACAACGACCGCTACACGGTCCATGCCTACCGGCAGGCGGTGGTTCGAGCCTGCAAGCAGGCCGGGGTGCGGCCGTGGACGCCGAACCAACTTCGGCACCTGCGCCTCACGGAACTCCGCCGAGGGTACGGCCTGGAAGCCAGCCGGGTGTGTGGCGGGCACCGCGAGGTCGGGGTCACGCAGGTGTACGCCGAACGAGATCACGACCTCGCCCGTCGCGTGATGGCCGAGGCCGGCTGA